The DNA region GGCCGCTGGCGCCTTGGCTCGACTGGCGGGCGAGCGGGCCGTCCCGCGGCTGATCGAATTGTTGGGCGATGCGGACATCGCGGTGCGGCGCAGCGCGCTGGCGAGCCTGGCCGAGTTGCGCTCGCGCGAGGCAGTGCCGGCCTTGATGGCGGTCGCCAACGATCCGGAAACTGAATTCGAGGCCCTCACCGCCTTGGCAGCTTTGCCCGACGAGCGTGCGCTGGCGGCCTATTTGCGGGCCCTGGCGAGCAAGAACCAGACGCTACGCGACGCCGCGCGTACGGCGCTCGTACAGATTCGCGCTCGCGTGGCCGACCAGGTGTTGGCGCTCGACGCCCGTCACGAATTGACGTCTGCCGTACTGGCTGAATTGGACCGGGTCTATTCTTCGCCGGTGCCGGTCGTCGATTGGCAGGTGCTGGGTGCCTGGTCGAAGGAGTCGCAATTCGAAATCGAGCACACCGCAGCGCCTGATCTGAAAGCGCAGTTCACCGTCGACCAGCAGCCCCTTGCCTGGCATTCGATTCAGACGAATGACGAGCACGGCCGCGTGTCGTTGCACCGTTTCTTGCGACCGCGCGAAAACTGTTGGGCCTGGGCCTACGCCGAGCTACGGTCGCCTGTGGCCGGGCCCACGCAAATGCTCATCGGCAGCGACGATCAGGTCGAGGTCTGGCTCAACGGCGAACGCGTCCACACGTTCAACGACAACCGCGGCTGGAGTCCCGACCAGGATCGGTTGGAGGTCGCGCTGCGCGAGGGGGCCAACCACCTGTGGGTCAAGATCGGCAATTCGGGCGGTCCCTGGGAGTTCAGTGTGCAGATCGGGCAGCGCGATCCGCGCTTCGCCGAACTGGCACGCCGCGCGCAGCAGGGCATCGACCCGAGCGTCTATCGCGACTTTGCCCTGACGCAGCCGGGCGATGCGCAGCGCGGCGCGGCCTTGTTTGCCGACACCAAGGGACTGGCGTGCGTCAAGTGTCACGCCGTCGGCGGCGGCGCGAAGGCGGGCCCCGACCTCGCCGGGGTGGGGGCCAAATATGCCCGGGAAGAGCTGATTCGCTCGGTACTCGAGCCTTCGAACCGGATCCTTTCCGGCTACGAGTCGTCGACCGTGGCGACGACGTCGGGCCAGATCGTGCAGGGCGTGATCAAACAACAAACCGACGAGCTGGTCGAACTGATCGACGCCGAGGGACGCGTCGTGCGCATCGCCGCCGACGAGGTCGACCAGATCGAACGCGGTACGTTGTCGCTGATGCCGGCCGGGCTGAAGGATGGGTTGACGCCGGCCGATTTCGCCGACCTGATCGCCTACCTCGTCAGCCTGAAAGATCAGCCGCCCGCCGCGGCAAAAACGCCGTAAATGGCCCGCCTCGACGGCTGCGAACCCTCGGTCGCCCAACTAAAATCGATCTACGCATCCGTTCGTCATTGCCTGGAGTTGTTGCCCGATGTTGCACTCCCGCCAGATCTTCCTGTCCGCCGCTTTAATCCTTGCCGCGGGCTCGCCGGCAACCGCCGTGGCACAGCTTGCCTATCTCGAAGGCCATAGCGAACCCGTCTATGCGGTCGCCTACACGCCCGACGGACGCTACCTGGTCACGGGTAGCTTCGACAAAACGGTCAAGGTTTGGGACCGCTCGACCGGACAAGTCGTGCAGACCTTGGCCGATCATTCGAACCTCGTGCTGACCGTGGCCGTGTCGAAAGACAGTCGGCAACTGGCCTCGGCCGGCATGGATCAACAGATTCTGGTTTATGACCTGCCCGGTGCGACCTCGGGACCGGCGGCCACGTTGGCACCCGGCGGCGAAGTCACGTCGATTGCCCTGTCGCCGGATGGCAAGCTGCTGGCCTCAGGCGACCGTTCGGAGGTCGTGCGGTTGTGGGACGCGGCCACCGGTCAGCCGGTACGCGACCTGGCCGGCGCGACCAGCGACGTCCTGTCGGTGGCGTTCAGCCGCGACGGTGCGTTGCTCTTGGGTGCCTCGAGCGATGGCACGGTGCGCGGGTGGAACGTGGCCGACGGTGCGCTGGTTGGGACGATCGCCGCCGCGGCACGTGTCGAGTCGGCCGTTTTCCGGCCAGACAACCAGGCCGTGGCGCTGGGGGCCGAGGACGGTTCGTTGCGGCTCTATCGCTGGCCGCCACCGGCGCCGACCTCGATTGCGGTCGGCCAGCCGCAGCGAGCGCTGGTCGTCGCGCCGGGAGGCGAATGGTTCGCCGCGGCGGGCGACGACGGGCAACTTCGCATCTATCAGACTTCCGACGGCGCGCTACAGCGGACCGTCGACCTCGGCCGCCCGGTACGCGTGGCGGTTCGCTCGGTCGACGGTGCCCGAGTGGCCGCCGTCGGCAACGACGGCCGCGTGCTGGTGGTGAATCCGGCCGCGGGAACGGTGGACGGGCAGTTCACGCCACATCCCGGGGCCGTGCATGACGTCGCCCTGCAGCCTGCCGGGACGCAACTGGCCACGGCCGGCGACGATGGCGCCCTGCGGCTTTGGACCTGGCCGCCGGTCGCCATGCGCGACACGCCGATCGCTGGCGGTCCGTTGCGAGCGCTCGCCACCAGCGCCGATCGCGCGCTGGTCGCCACCGGTGCCGACGATGGCACGATCAAGATCAACACGGCCGCCGATGGAGCCGAGGTGAAGGCCCTGAACGCGGGCGCAGCGGTTGCGGCGCTGGCGTTTATGCCGGCCGGCGATCGGATCGTTTCCGCTGGCGGCGACGGGCGCGTTCGCATCCACACCTTGGCCAGCGGCGGGACGCTGGCGATCGAAGGGCAGGGGGCGCCCCTGTGCAGCGTGGCCATCGCACCCGGCGGCGCCGCGATCGCCGCGGGCGACAATGCTGCCAAGATCAAGCTTTGGAATCCGGCGGACGGGTCGCTCGTACGCGAGCTGGCTGGCCATGGCGGACCGGTCGTGAGCCTGGCCTATTCGGCCGACGGCGCAATGCTCGTCTCGGGCGGCGACAACTCGGTCAAGCTTTGGAACCCGGCCGATGGGGCGCTGGTGCGCAATATCGACACCGGGGTCGGCGTGAACGGCGTGGCGTTGGCGCCGTCGGGCACGCTGCTGGCCGTCGCCTCGGCCGACAATCGCATCCGCCTGTTCCAGGTGGGCGACGGCGCCATCCTGGCAACGATCGACGCGCACGGCGCACCGACGGCCTCGATCGGGTTCTCGCCCGACGGCTCGCGGCTGGTCAGCGTTTCGGCCGATCGCTGGGTCAAGATTTGGGACGTCGCCGCGCGCCGCGCCGTTCAACACGATCTGCTGCCGGCCGCCCCGCTGGGCGTGCTCGCGGCCGCCGATGGTCAGACGTCGCTCGTGGCCTGCGAAGACGGCCATCTGCGCGCCGTGCCGCCGCAAGCCGCGACGACGCTTGCCGGCCATAACGGTGCCGTGACGGCCGTGGCCTATGCGAACGACGGGGCGCAACTCATCAGCGGCGGCTCGGATCGCACGGTGCGCCTGTGGGACGCGGCCAGCGGGCAGCCGCTGCGCAGCCTGGCGGGGGCGCTCGACGCGGTCACCGACGTGGCGCTGAGCGCCGACGGTGCGTGGGCCGCCGCCGCGAGCAGCGACGGATATGCCCGCATCTGGAAGACGGCCAACGGCCTGCTCTGGGCGACGTTGCGCTGCGGCGCCCCGGTCCGGCAGGTGAGCTTCTCGGCCGATTCTCGCCGCTTGATCGCCGCGGGTGACGACCAGCGTGCCCGGGTGTACGACGTCGCCGAGGCACGCGAGATCGAGCAGAGCGTTGGCCACACGGGCGCCGTGGGCGGGGCAGGCTTTCTGCCGGATGCCGCCCGCTGGGTCACGGCTTCGGCCGACGGCACCGTG from Pirellulales bacterium includes:
- a CDS encoding HEAT repeat domain-containing protein codes for the protein DALGDYDPAAAWIGRLSDGAADVRAQAARALALRHAKGAAVAALAVAVKDPDPTVRRQAALALGRSGEPRAADALWPVLGDDDRFVQFTAMQALRALNRWDRAAEMADTDHDAARRAAIVALTGIYDDGAVAALLKTIGEAQHVDARAAAVAAVAEVHRRADPYTGGWWGTQPARGKPARAKQHEWSATHAVIDGLRAALAQPAPEVRQAAIAAVAAIDDRGSADGLRRVAANDDDDATRIAALDVLAQWQDAEVVGVLRQLAVAPVTTASLRQASVAALARIGTPQAVELLVALAVDQGSPAELLVLCLPALAELKPAGAEAAVTAHLKHPAPEVRAAAAGALARLAGERAVPRLIELLGDADIAVRRSALASLAELRSREAVPALMAVANDPETEFEALTALAALPDERALAAYLRALASKNQTLRDAARTALVQIRARVADQVLALDARHELTSAVLAELDRVYSSPVPVVDWQVLGAWSKESQFEIEHTAAPDLKAQFTVDQQPLAWHSIQTNDEHGRVSLHRFLRPRENCWAWAYAELRSPVAGPTQMLIGSDDQVEVWLNGERVHTFNDNRGWSPDQDRLEVALREGANHLWVKIGNSGGPWEFSVQIGQRDPRFAELARRAQQGIDPSVYRDFALTQPGDAQRGAALFADTKGLACVKCHAVGGGAKAGPDLAGVGAKYAREELIRSVLEPSNRILSGYESSTVATTSGQIVQGVIKQQTDELVELIDAEGRVVRIAADEVDQIERGTLSLMPAGLKDGLTPADFADLIAYLVSLKDQPPAAAKTP
- a CDS encoding WD40 repeat domain-containing protein; the protein is MLHSRQIFLSAALILAAGSPATAVAQLAYLEGHSEPVYAVAYTPDGRYLVTGSFDKTVKVWDRSTGQVVQTLADHSNLVLTVAVSKDSRQLASAGMDQQILVYDLPGATSGPAATLAPGGEVTSIALSPDGKLLASGDRSEVVRLWDAATGQPVRDLAGATSDVLSVAFSRDGALLLGASSDGTVRGWNVADGALVGTIAAAARVESAVFRPDNQAVALGAEDGSLRLYRWPPPAPTSIAVGQPQRALVVAPGGEWFAAAGDDGQLRIYQTSDGALQRTVDLGRPVRVAVRSVDGARVAAVGNDGRVLVVNPAAGTVDGQFTPHPGAVHDVALQPAGTQLATAGDDGALRLWTWPPVAMRDTPIAGGPLRALATSADRALVATGADDGTIKINTAADGAEVKALNAGAAVAALAFMPAGDRIVSAGGDGRVRIHTLASGGTLAIEGQGAPLCSVAIAPGGAAIAAGDNAAKIKLWNPADGSLVRELAGHGGPVVSLAYSADGAMLVSGGDNSVKLWNPADGALVRNIDTGVGVNGVALAPSGTLLAVASADNRIRLFQVGDGAILATIDAHGAPTASIGFSPDGSRLVSVSADRWVKIWDVAARRAVQHDLLPAAPLGVLAAADGQTSLVACEDGHLRAVPPQAATTLAGHNGAVTAVAYANDGAQLISGGSDRTVRLWDAASGQPLRSLAGALDAVTDVALSADGAWAAAASSDGYARIWKTANGLLWATLRCGAPVRQVSFSADSRRLIAAGDDQRARVYDVAEAREIEQSVGHTGAVGGAGFLPDAARWVTASADGTVRIWTSPLMASVKAHRGNVNAVVYAPGGDAIFTGGDDRVLAQWNPADLAQVRTFAGPTAGVKSIALAAEAGRIAAGGDDGVVRVWQLSDGASLLAAATPYAVTAVGLSADGTRVYYGAGDNAVRGFNVADSAAIADWPVHRAAVTQVVVAPDGRSVFSASLDHNINRFATASSGPRQRLVGHTAHVYALAFSPDGARLASASADKTVRLWNAGDGANYATCQGHTAPVYAVQFNPAADQLASCSADKTIRLWNPADGTLLKEIKQGIADGLYSLEFKPDGSRLAVAGLSKTWQIFNPAEDAPLKTVSGHSDPIYRVAYRADGLRLATLGYAGSLMIWDPEKDAALHSETLPVKAAFSVAWSPDGTQLAIAAADKRVLLFTVPEAAR